The Streptococcaceae bacterium ESL0687 genome has a segment encoding these proteins:
- a CDS encoding thiamine pyrophosphate-dependent dehydrogenase E1 component subunit alpha has translation MVKGLEILDFKKQLEAQDTEFPTLEVLNNDGKLVDQALFDDAGISDEDLVNIMQRMIKQYVLNERSTKLAKQGRLGFVAPTRGQEASQSATSYAFNDDDFLMPGYRDIPQMIHKGFPIYKAFLWSRGHQIGNEMGDVKTWFPQIIIGAQFVQAAGIALGMKMRGKKSVAYTYTGDGGSSQGDTYEGMNTAGAYKANAVFFIQNNGFAISTPRNLQSAAPHLASKGWGAGIPSIVVDGMDALACYIAAKKAREWAVSGNGPVLIETLCDRLEPHSMSGDDPLRYRTKEDIEEWYKKDPLIRMRIFLEAKGLWSSDIEEKYIAEINSEIDDAVKQADNVPKQKVSDFIKNTLENPGYIMEEQIKKFEGEGK, from the coding sequence ATGGTAAAAGGTCTAGAAATTTTAGATTTTAAAAAACAGTTGGAAGCTCAAGATACCGAATTTCCAACCTTAGAAGTTTTAAATAATGACGGAAAGCTAGTTGATCAAGCTCTTTTTGATGATGCTGGTATTAGTGATGAGGATTTGGTAAATATCATGCAGCGCATGATTAAGCAGTATGTCCTTAATGAACGAAGCACAAAACTTGCCAAACAAGGACGTTTAGGATTTGTGGCCCCAACTCGTGGTCAAGAAGCAAGTCAATCTGCGACAAGCTACGCCTTTAATGACGATGACTTCTTGATGCCAGGTTACCGTGATATCCCGCAGATGATCCACAAGGGATTTCCAATCTACAAGGCCTTTTTATGGAGTCGTGGTCATCAAATCGGAAATGAGATGGGTGATGTAAAAACTTGGTTCCCGCAAATCATCATTGGAGCTCAGTTTGTTCAGGCAGCAGGAATTGCCCTTGGAATGAAGATGAGAGGGAAGAAATCAGTAGCCTATACTTACACAGGGGACGGTGGTTCTTCTCAAGGAGATACTTATGAAGGAATGAATACTGCAGGAGCTTACAAGGCTAATGCTGTCTTCTTTATCCAAAATAATGGATTTGCTATTTCAACCCCGCGTAATCTTCAAAGTGCAGCACCTCATTTAGCCTCTAAAGGTTGGGGAGCAGGTATTCCAAGTATCGTTGTTGACGGTATGGATGCTTTGGCCTGCTATATTGCAGCTAAAAAGGCGCGTGAATGGGCAGTATCAGGTAATGGACCAGTCTTAATTGAAACCCTTTGTGACCGCTTGGAACCACACTCAATGAGTGGGGATGACCCTCTTCGTTATAGAACTAAGGAAGACATTGAAGAATGGTACAAGAAGGATCCATTAATTAGAATGCGTATCTTCCTTGAAGCTAAAGGATTATGGTCTTCTGATATCGAAGAAAAATACATTGCAGAGATCAACAGCGAGATTGATGATGCAGTCAAACAAGCTGATAATGTGCCTAAACAAAAGGTATCAGATTTCATTAAAAACACTCTTGAAAACCCTGGATATATCATGGAAGAGCAAATTAAGAAGTTTGAAGGGGAGGGAAAATAA
- a CDS encoding lipoate--protein ligase, translating to MDEWLLTKLKPSEPVFALWQNKSAVIVGKHQNTFEEINAPFIKEHGIEVVRRVSGGGAVYHDLGNLNFTFIIPLDHPDKVDWKKFVEPMIRALNKLGIPAVASGRNDLMVDGKKISGNAQRYANGYLMHHGTLLFNSDVETLVRALNVSDEKFISKAVKSVRSRVGNIHDVVPDLSFEEFHEAIRYELSDQDKDQEIVLNEDQLAEVEKAAREKFSSWDWNYGESPEFNYHAHEKFAGGVIDLKAQVEKGIIKSITFEGDFLDVEDVENIIPKFVGLPFDEERILDLLKKYESNKYFGSISPEEVASLFENK from the coding sequence ATGGATGAGTGGCTACTTACTAAATTGAAACCTAGTGAGCCGGTTTTTGCCCTATGGCAGAATAAAAGTGCTGTAATTGTTGGAAAGCACCAAAATACCTTTGAGGAAATCAATGCTCCTTTTATAAAAGAACATGGAATTGAAGTTGTTCGAAGGGTCAGTGGGGGCGGAGCCGTCTACCATGATCTAGGAAATCTTAATTTTACCTTCATTATTCCACTTGATCACCCTGATAAGGTTGACTGGAAGAAGTTTGTTGAACCTATGATTAGGGCCTTAAACAAATTAGGGATCCCAGCTGTAGCTAGCGGTCGTAATGATTTAATGGTTGACGGTAAAAAGATAAGTGGTAATGCCCAGCGTTATGCTAATGGTTACCTGATGCACCACGGTACCCTTCTCTTTAATAGTGACGTTGAAACCCTTGTCAGGGCCCTTAATGTAAGTGATGAAAAATTTATTTCAAAGGCCGTGAAAAGTGTTCGTAGCAGGGTAGGTAATATTCACGATGTGGTACCGGATTTATCCTTTGAAGAGTTCCATGAGGCTATAAGATATGAGTTATCAGATCAGGATAAGGATCAGGAGATTGTTTTAAACGAAGATCAACTTGCTGAGGTTGAAAAAGCTGCCCGTGAAAAATTCTCGAGCTGGGATTGGAACTACGGTGAAAGTCCGGAATTCAATTACCATGCCCATGAAAAATTTGCAGGAGGTGTGATCGATCTTAAGGCTCAGGTTGAAAAAGGTATTATTAAATCAATAACCTTTGAAGGAGATTTCCTTGATGTCGAGGATGTTGAAAATATAATTCCTAAATTTGTAGGTCTTCCTTTTGATGAAGAAAGAATTCTTGATTTGCTTAAAAAATACGAATCAAACAAGTACTTTGGAAGCATTAGTCCTGAGGAAGTTGCAAGTTTATTTGAAAATAAATAG
- a CDS encoding gamma-glutamyl-gamma-aminobutyrate hydrolase family protein: protein MAIIGIAGTTFNEMEEVPFHGNKVIYTRKGFVDVIQNLGHIPIIIPQDQPDKARDYMKLVDRLLLTGGEDVSPRFYGEEPLVKLGKIYPERDMFEFALIDEAVKQGKPILGICRGLQVLNVKFGGSLYQDISYSDSQIKHLQIPTKQIFSTHSVKIKEGSVLDFLSDDYWVNSFHHQAVKKLAPDFEEIAHASDNLVEAIYNKEKRILGIQWHPEATWDLSAGDKEIFSYFLNKL, encoded by the coding sequence ATGGCTATAATTGGTATTGCAGGAACAACCTTTAATGAAATGGAAGAAGTCCCTTTTCATGGTAACAAGGTAATTTATACAAGAAAAGGATTTGTTGATGTCATCCAAAATCTAGGGCATATCCCAATCATTATTCCCCAGGATCAACCTGATAAGGCAAGGGACTACATGAAACTTGTTGATAGATTACTATTAACCGGGGGAGAGGATGTAAGTCCAAGATTTTACGGGGAAGAGCCTCTGGTTAAACTTGGAAAAATTTATCCGGAACGTGATATGTTTGAATTTGCCTTAATTGATGAGGCTGTTAAACAGGGGAAACCTATTTTAGGAATCTGCCGAGGTCTACAAGTTCTTAATGTTAAATTTGGTGGTAGTCTTTACCAGGATATCTCCTATTCAGACAGCCAAATCAAGCACCTACAGATTCCTACCAAACAAATTTTTTCAACTCATTCGGTAAAAATTAAAGAAGGTAGCGTACTTGACTTTCTAAGTGACGATTACTGGGTTAATTCCTTCCACCACCAGGCTGTTAAAAAACTTGCTCCTGACTTTGAAGAAATTGCACATGCTAGTGACAATCTAGTTGAAGCCATTTACAACAAGGAAAAGAGAATCCTTGGCATCCAGTGGCACCCTGAAGCTACTTGGGATTTATCAGCTGGAGATAAGGAAATTTTCTCCTACTTTCTTAATAAACTTTAA
- the gltX gene encoding glutamate--tRNA ligase, producing the protein MSDKIRVRYAPSPTGLLHIGNARTALFNYLFARHYGGDFVIRIEDTDRKRHVEDGERSQLENLAWLGIDWDESPENPNEKYGPYRQSERLDIYQKYVDELLANGRAYKSYKTEEEIAADREAQEAKGLPPVYISEYAGMTEDEIAAYMAEREAAGIVPTVRIKVPENSIYRWDDIVKGEIEFEGKNIGGDWVIQKRDGYPTYNFAVVVDDYLMDISHVIRGDDHIANTPKQLMIYEALGWDAPQFGHMTLIINSETGKKLSKRDTNTLQFIEDYRKKGFMSEAIFNFIALLGWNPGGEQEIFSQEELVNLFDEKRLSKSPAAFDQKKLEWMDNQYIKDAPAQVAFELAKPFLEAAGRLDEKSPYLVELYQPQLKYGEEIIELTDLFYGDFPELSDEAREILELETSPVVIEAFKNKLAALPDEDYKKENIFPLIKEVQKETGIKGKNLFMPIRIAVSGEMHGPELPDTIYLLGKEKAIKHLEGNLK; encoded by the coding sequence ATGTCAGATAAAATTCGTGTGCGCTATGCACCATCACCAACAGGACTGCTGCACATTGGTAATGCTCGTACAGCCCTATTTAACTACCTTTTTGCCCGCCATTATGGTGGAGACTTTGTTATCCGTATTGAGGATACTGACCGCAAACGCCATGTTGAAGACGGAGAGCGTAGCCAGCTTGAAAACCTTGCTTGGCTTGGAATTGACTGGGATGAAAGTCCAGAAAATCCAAATGAAAAATATGGACCATACCGTCAATCAGAGCGTCTAGACATCTACCAAAAATATGTGGACGAGCTTCTTGCAAACGGCCGCGCTTACAAGTCTTACAAGACCGAAGAAGAAATCGCAGCTGACCGTGAAGCTCAAGAAGCTAAAGGTTTACCACCAGTTTATATTTCAGAATACGCTGGCATGACTGAAGATGAAATTGCAGCCTATATGGCAGAGCGTGAAGCAGCTGGAATTGTGCCAACAGTTCGTATCAAGGTTCCTGAAAACTCAATCTACAGGTGGGATGACATCGTTAAAGGTGAAATCGAGTTTGAAGGTAAAAACATTGGTGGAGACTGGGTTATCCAAAAACGTGATGGTTACCCAACCTACAACTTTGCTGTAGTAGTTGACGACTACCTAATGGATATCTCACATGTTATCCGCGGGGACGACCACATCGCCAATACACCTAAACAGCTAATGATTTATGAAGCTCTTGGATGGGATGCTCCTCAGTTTGGTCACATGACTCTTATCATCAACAGCGAAACTGGTAAGAAGCTTTCTAAGCGTGATACCAATACCCTTCAGTTCATCGAAGACTACCGCAAGAAAGGCTTCATGAGCGAAGCTATCTTCAACTTCATCGCCCTTCTTGGATGGAACCCAGGTGGAGAACAAGAAATCTTCTCACAAGAGGAGCTAGTTAACCTATTTGATGAAAAACGTTTAAGCAAGTCACCAGCTGCCTTCGACCAGAAGAAACTTGAGTGGATGGACAACCAATACATCAAGGATGCTCCAGCTCAAGTAGCCTTTGAACTAGCTAAACCATTCCTTGAAGCAGCAGGCCGTCTTGATGAGAAATCTCCATACCTAGTTGAACTATATCAACCACAACTTAAGTACGGGGAAGAAATCATCGAACTTACAGATCTTTTCTACGGAGACTTCCCAGAACTATCTGACGAAGCCCGTGAAATCCTTGAACTTGAAACAAGCCCAGTTGTTATTGAAGCCTTCAAGAACAAGCTTGCAGCCCTTCCTGACGAGGACTACAAGAAGGAAAATATCTTCCCGCTAATCAAGGAAGTCCAAAAGGAAACTGGAATCAAAGGTAAGAATCTCTTCATGCCAATCCGTATCGCCGTATCTGGTGAGATGCACGGACCAGAACTTCCTGACACAATCTACCTTCTTGGAAAAGAAAAAGCAATCAAACACCTTGAAGGTAATCTTAAATAG
- the ispF gene encoding 2-C-methyl-D-erythritol 2,4-cyclodiphosphate synthase, which produces MKFKIGQGYDVHELVENRKLIIGGVELEHDRGLLGHSDADVLLHAITDAIIGALGLGDIGHAFPDTNPEIAGIASTKILADTYERMAEEGFAIGNIDATILAEAPKMKPHLAAMKENIASILHTDRENINIKATTTEKLGFVGREEGMAVEAVVLIVKS; this is translated from the coding sequence GTGAAATTTAAAATTGGACAGGGTTATGACGTCCATGAACTTGTTGAAAATAGAAAACTTATTATTGGTGGAGTAGAATTAGAACATGACCGGGGACTCCTCGGTCACAGTGATGCAGATGTCCTTCTACATGCCATAACAGATGCCATTATTGGGGCTCTAGGCCTTGGTGATATTGGCCATGCCTTTCCTGATACCAATCCAGAAATTGCAGGCATTGCTTCAACCAAGATTCTAGCTGACACTTATGAGCGGATGGCTGAAGAGGGTTTTGCCATTGGAAATATTGATGCTACAATCCTTGCGGAAGCTCCAAAGATGAAACCTCATCTGGCTGCTATGAAGGAAAATATTGCAAGTATTCTTCATACAGATAGGGAGAATATCAATATCAAGGCCACAACAACTGAAAAATTAGGTTTTGTTGGTCGGGAAGAGGGAATGGCAGTAGAGGCTGTTGTTTTAATTGTAAAATCTTAA
- the ispD gene encoding 2-C-methyl-D-erythritol 4-phosphate cytidylyltransferase, with product MKYDAIILAAGSGRRMNSRGNKIFLKLEGKFIFEYSLDLFKADEDCHRIFLVGKASEREMFESYLGDEVYFVEGGKERQDSVRNALDLVSSSHVMIHDGARPFVDEAGLSTLKACPNSILAVPVKDTIKMVSEATGFIEETPARERLYAAQTPQFFESKEIRRVHIKAHEVGFLGTDDASLLEKFSDYGVRIVEGSYSNIKITTPDDLFMAELILRRREQISEI from the coding sequence ATGAAATACGATGCAATAATACTTGCGGCCGGTTCAGGACGCAGGATGAACTCTAGGGGAAATAAAATTTTTCTTAAGTTAGAAGGGAAATTCATCTTTGAATATTCTCTGGATCTTTTTAAGGCAGATGAAGACTGCCACCGAATCTTTTTAGTTGGAAAGGCATCTGAAAGAGAGATGTTTGAAAGTTACCTGGGAGATGAGGTTTACTTTGTTGAAGGAGGCAAGGAGCGTCAGGATAGTGTGCGCAATGCCTTAGATCTTGTTAGTTCAAGTCATGTTATGATTCATGACGGTGCGCGTCCCTTTGTAGACGAAGCAGGACTTTCAACCCTAAAGGCTTGTCCCAATTCAATTCTTGCAGTCCCAGTTAAGGACACAATTAAGATGGTGTCAGAGGCTACAGGCTTCATTGAAGAAACGCCAGCCAGGGAAAGACTTTACGCCGCGCAAACTCCTCAATTTTTTGAAAGTAAAGAAATTAGGAGGGTCCATATTAAGGCCCATGAAGTAGGTTTTCTGGGAACAGATGATGCTAGCCTTCTTGAAAAATTTTCAGATTACGGGGTTAGAATTGTCGAAGGATCTTATAGCAATATAAAAATTACAACTCCTGATGATCTTTTTATGGCTGAACTTATCTTAAGAAGGAGGGAGCAGATTAGTGAAATTTAA
- a CDS encoding PIN/TRAM domain-containing protein → MRKLIVQILIVIVGASVGDALLPQLWSTLNQPRLEDSSLVNSIIGAIIFLLLSFIVSRPVLKSLSRLDEYINKLNLQKFALNSIGSLLGLIAGTIASVGFWALDIPYVSSIGPLVLMIGFAYVGFRIFSSRGGEISSMFTRKKDEEVDEELTRLDQKFDSYHDSKLLDTSSIIDGRIIDVLKTGFISGTILIPNFVIFELQLIADSNDKLKRAKGRRGLDLVNAIQSLKNVHVETSDKDYEDIHEVDTKLLRLAVEIGASLITNDYNLNKVAEIQGIQVLNINELANAVKPQVVTGEELDVIIIKKGTERHQGIGYMPDGTMIVVEDTDDKLDEMVRAEVTSSIQTNAGRMIFAKLVEV, encoded by the coding sequence ATGAGAAAATTAATAGTTCAGATTTTAATAGTAATTGTTGGAGCTAGCGTAGGTGACGCACTTCTGCCCCAATTATGGTCGACCCTAAATCAACCAAGGCTTGAAGATAGCAGTCTGGTTAATAGCATTATTGGAGCAATTATATTTTTATTATTATCATTTATAGTAAGCAGACCAGTTTTAAAAAGTCTTTCAAGACTTGACGAGTATATCAACAAATTAAATCTTCAGAAATTCGCCCTAAATTCAATTGGGAGTCTTCTAGGGCTTATAGCAGGAACCATTGCCAGTGTAGGCTTTTGGGCCTTAGATATTCCTTATGTCAGTAGTATCGGGCCCCTTGTTTTAATGATCGGTTTTGCCTATGTCGGATTTAGAATTTTTTCCAGTAGGGGTGGTGAGATTTCATCCATGTTTACCAGGAAGAAGGATGAGGAAGTTGATGAAGAATTAACTAGGCTTGATCAAAAGTTTGATAGCTATCATGATAGTAAGCTTCTTGACACAAGTTCAATTATTGATGGCCGGATTATTGATGTTTTAAAAACAGGTTTTATTAGTGGTACTATTTTAATCCCAAATTTTGTAATTTTTGAACTTCAGTTGATTGCAGACAGTAATGATAAGCTAAAAAGAGCCAAAGGACGACGAGGTCTTGATCTTGTAAATGCCATTCAAAGCCTTAAGAATGTTCATGTTGAAACAAGTGACAAGGATTATGAGGATATTCATGAGGTTGATACTAAACTTTTAAGGCTGGCAGTAGAAATTGGGGCAAGCCTTATTACCAATGATTATAATCTTAATAAGGTAGCTGAAATTCAAGGGATTCAGGTTCTTAATATTAATGAGTTAGCTAATGCCGTAAAACCACAGGTAGTAACTGGGGAAGAGTTGGATGTTATCATTATTAAAAAAGGAACAGAACGCCACCAGGGGATTGGTTACATGCCTGATGGAACTATGATTGTTGTTGAAGATACAGACGATAAGCTTGATGAAATGGTAAGGGCAGAGGTTACAAGTTCCATCCAGACTAATGCTGGTCGAATGATTTTTGCTAAATTAGTTGAAGTCTAA
- the radA gene encoding DNA repair protein RadA, whose translation MAKKAKSTFICQNCGYHSPKYLGRCPNCGAWGSFVEEVEAEPVKNARVSLSGEKSRPMKLEEVESQHTLRVETDLDEFNRVLGGGVVPGSLVLIGGDPGIGKSTLLLQVSTQLANRGRVLYVSGEESAQQIKLRAERLGDVNSDFYLYAETNMANIRAEIERLQPDFVIIDSIQTVMSPEITSVQGSVSQIKEVTAELMQLGKTNNIAIFIVGHVTKEGSLAGPRMLEHMVDTVLYFEGERQHTFRILRAVKNRFGSTNEIGIFEMQSVGLVEVTNPSEVFLEERLEGATGSAIVVSMEGTRPILVEIQALVTPTVFGNAKRTTTGLDFNRVSLIMAVLEKRSGLLLQNQDAFLKSAGGVKLDEPAIDLAVAVAIASSYKELPTPADVCFIGEIGLTGEIRRVNRIESRINEAAKLGFKKVYLPKNSLQGLVIPQGIEAIGLTTVNEVLRAVFD comes from the coding sequence TTGGCCAAAAAAGCAAAATCAACATTCATTTGTCAAAATTGTGGTTACCACTCTCCCAAGTACTTGGGCCGCTGCCCTAACTGCGGGGCTTGGGGTAGTTTTGTTGAGGAGGTTGAAGCAGAGCCTGTCAAGAATGCTCGGGTAAGTCTTAGTGGCGAGAAGAGTCGCCCCATGAAGCTTGAAGAGGTTGAAAGTCAACATACTTTAAGGGTTGAGACAGACCTTGATGAATTTAACAGGGTCTTAGGTGGTGGGGTTGTTCCAGGCAGTCTTGTGCTTATTGGAGGAGATCCAGGAATTGGAAAATCGACCCTTCTTTTACAGGTCTCAACTCAACTTGCTAATAGGGGCCGGGTCCTCTATGTTTCCGGTGAAGAAAGTGCCCAGCAGATAAAGCTTAGGGCAGAGCGCCTAGGAGATGTTAATAGTGATTTTTACCTATATGCAGAGACCAATATGGCAAATATCCGGGCAGAGATTGAAAGGTTGCAACCTGATTTTGTGATTATTGATTCCATTCAAACGGTGATGAGTCCTGAGATTACTAGCGTTCAAGGATCTGTTTCTCAAATTAAAGAGGTTACAGCAGAGCTTATGCAACTTGGAAAAACTAACAATATTGCGATTTTTATTGTTGGCCATGTTACCAAGGAGGGTAGTCTTGCTGGACCCCGGATGCTTGAACATATGGTTGATACTGTTCTTTATTTTGAGGGGGAGCGCCAGCATACCTTTAGGATACTAAGGGCTGTTAAAAATCGTTTCGGATCAACCAATGAAATCGGGATTTTTGAGATGCAGTCAGTTGGTTTGGTTGAGGTTACCAATCCTTCAGAAGTCTTTTTAGAAGAGCGGCTTGAAGGAGCTACAGGAAGTGCCATCGTGGTATCCATGGAGGGAACAAGACCAATTTTGGTTGAAATTCAGGCCCTTGTGACACCAACAGTTTTTGGAAATGCCAAGAGGACCACAACGGGTCTTGATTTCAATAGGGTTAGTTTAATCATGGCTGTTCTTGAAAAGAGATCTGGTCTTCTCCTTCAAAATCAGGATGCCTTTTTAAAGTCAGCCGGAGGAGTTAAGTTAGATGAGCCGGCCATTGATTTGGCTGTGGCCGTGGCCATTGCTTCAAGCTATAAGGAACTTCCAACACCAGCTGACGTTTGTTTCATTGGGGAAATAGGTCTGACTGGAGAAATAAGGCGGGTCAACCGGATTGAAAGTCGAATTAATGAGGCAGCAAAACTAGGATTCAAGAAGGTTTATTTACCTAAAAATAGCCTCCAAGGTTTGGTTATTCCACAGGGGATTGAGGCTATCGGCTTAACCACAGTTAATGAGGTTTTAAGGGCAGTTTTTGACTAG
- a CDS encoding dUTP diphosphatase, which yields MKIRGFEVVSAYEHKGVNLPKRSTKHAAGYDIEASDKFIIKASEIGLVPTGLKAYMQDEEVLYLFDRSSNPRKKGLVLINSVGVIDKDYYNNANNEGEIFVQMKNITDKDVIIEKGDRIAQGVFMPYLVADGDLASGERTGGFGSTGK from the coding sequence ATGAAAATTCGTGGATTTGAAGTAGTGAGTGCTTATGAGCATAAAGGAGTTAATTTACCCAAACGTTCAACCAAGCATGCTGCTGGATATGATATAGAAGCTTCTGATAAATTTATTATAAAGGCTTCTGAAATTGGCCTGGTGCCAACTGGACTCAAGGCCTACATGCAAGATGAGGAAGTGCTCTACCTTTTTGATCGAAGCAGCAATCCCCGTAAAAAAGGGCTTGTTCTTATTAACTCGGTTGGAGTTATTGATAAAGACTATTATAATAATGCAAATAATGAAGGTGAGATTTTTGTCCAAATGAAAAATATTACCGATAAAGATGTCATTATTGAAAAGGGTGACCGGATTGCTCAGGGAGTGTTCATGCCTTATTTAGTCGCTGACGGAGACTTAGCTTCAGGCGAGCGCACTGGCGGTTTTGGTAGCACAGGAAAATAA
- a CDS encoding DUF975 family protein — MKFKSIKREAKDFVNGNLKYSIILWSVTIVLSIMSTSLGAQVDVNDDSFYISVPSILSFLISIAIFITSNSANYVTLDNLRLGRPSGRPLDQQSEILQKKYFFPLVIINILVSIYIFLLTLLVVAVVAGLFMLFSYYNLNTFFYIIPVAIAILGWIFVAAKNLSYAQAANIYKDYIDQGIKISARESITKSKNLMAGHRFKLFLFSLSFILWFILVGLTLGLAIFYVLPYYRTSLQNFYLKLAPEKEALDLY, encoded by the coding sequence ATGAAATTTAAATCAATCAAAAGAGAGGCCAAGGATTTTGTTAATGGAAATCTTAAATATAGTATTATTTTATGGTCAGTTACAATTGTCCTTTCAATCATGTCAACCAGTTTAGGAGCACAGGTTGATGTTAATGATGATAGTTTTTATATTAGTGTTCCAAGCATTTTATCTTTTTTAATCTCTATTGCTATCTTTATAACTTCAAATAGTGCCAACTATGTGACCCTTGATAATTTACGTCTGGGTCGTCCAAGTGGTCGTCCACTTGACCAACAATCAGAGATTTTACAGAAGAAGTACTTTTTCCCGCTAGTTATAATAAATATTTTAGTAAGTATTTACATTTTCCTCTTAACTCTCTTAGTTGTTGCTGTTGTAGCTGGGTTATTCATGCTTTTTTCTTACTATAACCTCAACACATTCTTCTATATAATCCCTGTAGCAATCGCTATTCTTGGTTGGATTTTTGTTGCAGCAAAGAACCTTTCTTATGCTCAGGCAGCAAATATCTACAAGGACTATATTGATCAAGGAATAAAGATTTCAGCCAGAGAAAGCATTACTAAAAGTAAAAATCTTATGGCAGGACACCGCTTTAAGCTCTTCCTCTTTAGCCTAAGCTTCATTCTTTGGTTTATTCTAGTCGGTTTAACCCTAGGTCTTGCGATTTTCTATGTTCTTCCTTACTACAGGACAAGCCTACAAAACTTCTATCTTAAACTTGCTCCAGAAAAAGAAGCCCTTGATTTATATTAA
- a CDS encoding rhomboid family intramembrane serine protease, whose amino-acid sequence MNFTYNKKHRVTYLLTALTSLVFILMYLKYGSNMTSPRNLLASGALWGPDILEHPGHLWRLITPIFVHIGFMHFASNTFIIYFIGKDLEEVFGSFNYLILYLLSGVFGNAFVFCFDTFSLSAGASTSLFGIFAAVVGLGYISKIEALKEFSKGYLALILFNLAFNLFDPSISLLGHLGGALGGLLLVFSVNLPNYQTKTSKATRFLFLVIFVILLIGLVTYPFLKFNF is encoded by the coding sequence GTGAATTTTACTTATAATAAAAAACATAGGGTGACCTATCTTTTGACTGCTCTTACAAGTTTGGTCTTTATTTTAATGTATTTGAAGTATGGGTCGAATATGACAAGTCCTAGGAATTTACTGGCTTCAGGTGCCCTTTGGGGGCCAGATATCTTAGAGCATCCTGGTCATTTGTGGCGTTTAATTACACCAATTTTTGTCCATATTGGTTTTATGCACTTTGCATCCAATACCTTTATCATCTATTTTATTGGTAAAGATCTTGAGGAAGTTTTTGGATCCTTTAATTATCTTATTCTCTACCTTCTTTCGGGAGTTTTTGGGAATGCCTTTGTCTTTTGCTTTGATACCTTTTCCTTATCAGCTGGTGCTTCAACCTCTCTTTTTGGGATTTTTGCAGCTGTTGTAGGTTTAGGTTATATCAGTAAAATCGAGGCCCTCAAGGAATTTTCCAAGGGTTATCTGGCCTTAATTCTCTTTAATTTGGCTTTTAATCTTTTTGATCCAAGTATTAGTTTATTAGGTCATTTGGGCGGGGCCTTAGGTGGTCTACTTCTAGTATTTTCAGTAAATCTTCCTAACTATCAGACCAAAACAAGTAAGGCGACTAGGTTTTTATTCTTGGTTATCTTTGTGATTTTACTTATTGGTCTAGTTACTTATCCATTTTTAAAATTTAATTTTTAG
- a CDS encoding 5-formyltetrahydrofolate cyclo-ligase, producing MKRKEITRQAMLEQLKGQKTLEKRRKEALLSKKFLEDENVYRAQKIGLFMSMPFEFDTGFLIDQLLLRGKEVFIPKVMGPGKMSFFPYDPASLIRSKFGILEPSLGSEEIPDLLLVPGLAFDERGYRIGYGGGFYDRYLSKFDGSTISLAFDFQRSKVEEEVYDQRVDQIIFYQEIESEEDK from the coding sequence ATGAAAAGAAAAGAAATAACTCGCCAAGCAATGCTTGAGCAATTAAAAGGGCAAAAAACCCTTGAAAAAAGGCGCAAAGAGGCCCTTTTAAGTAAAAAATTTTTAGAAGATGAAAATGTTTACAGGGCTCAAAAAATTGGCCTTTTTATGAGCATGCCCTTTGAGTTTGATACTGGCTTTCTGATTGACCAACTTCTTCTCAGGGGAAAAGAGGTTTTCATTCCCAAGGTTATGGGGCCTGGCAAAATGTCCTTTTTTCCCTATGATCCAGCCAGTTTGATTAGGTCAAAATTTGGAATCTTAGAACCAAGTCTTGGTAGTGAAGAGATTCCTGACCTGCTTTTAGTTCCTGGCCTTGCCTTTGATGAAAGAGGCTACCGGATTGGCTACGGAGGTGGTTTTTATGACCGTTATCTTAGTAAATTTGATGGCTCTACCATAAGTCTTGCCTTTGACTTTCAAAGGTCCAAGGTCGAAGAAGAGGTTTATGACCAAAGGGTTGACCAAATTATATTTTACCAAGAAATTGAAAGTGAGGAGGACAAGTGA
- a CDS encoding cold-shock protein: MAQGTVKWFNPEKGFGFITAEDGKDVFVHFSAIQTDGFKTLEEGQAVEFDVEDGQRGPQAVNVTKA, from the coding sequence ATGGCACAAGGTACTGTTAAATGGTTTAACCCAGAAAAAGGATTTGGTTTCATTACTGCTGAAGATGGTAAAGATGTATTCGTACATTTCTCTGCTATCCAAACTGATGGATTCAAAACTCTTGAAGAAGGTCAAGCAGTTGAGTTTGACGTTGAAGACGGTCAACGTGGACCTCAAGCGGTTAACGTAACAAAAGCTTAA